From Canis lupus baileyi chromosome 16, mCanLup2.hap1, whole genome shotgun sequence, a single genomic window includes:
- the WNT3 gene encoding proto-oncogene Wnt-3 — protein MEPHLLGLLLGLLLCGTRVLAGYPIWWSLALGQQYTSLGSQPLLCGSIPGLVPKQLRFCRNYIEIMPSVAEGVKLGIQECQHQFRGRRWNCTTIDDSLAIFGPVLDKATRESAFVHAIASAGVAFAVTRSCAEGTSTICGCDSHHKGPPGEGWKWGGCSEDADFGVLVSREFADARENRPDARSAMNKHNNEAGRTTILDHMHLKCKCHGLSGSCEVKTCWWAQPDFRAIGDFLKDKYDSASEMVVEKHRESRGWVETLRAKYALFKPPTERDLVYYENSPNFCEPNPETGSFGTRDRTCNVTSHGIDGCDLLCCGRGHNTRTEKRKEKCHCIFHWCCYVSCQECIRIYDVHTCK, from the exons GTCCCTGGCCCTGGGCCAGCAGTACACATCCCTGGGCTCACAGCCCCTGCTCtgcggctccatcccaggcctggTCCCCAAGCAGCTGCGCTTCTGCCGGAATTACATTGAAATCATGCCCAGCGTGGCTGAGGGAGTGAAGTTGGGCATCCAGGAGTGCCAGCACCAGTTCCGGGGCCGCCGCTGGAACTGCACCACCATAGATGACAGCCTGGCCATCTTCGGTCCTGTCCTGGACAAAG CCACCCGCGAGTCGGCCTTCGTGCACGCCATCGCCTCTGCCGGCGTGGCCTTCGCCGTCACGCGCTCCTGCGCCGAGGGCACCTCCACCATCTGCGGCTGCGACTCGCATCACAAGGGGCCGCCCGGCGAGGGCTGGAAGTGGGGCGGCTGCAGCGAGGACGCCGACTTCGGGGTGCTCGTGTCCCGGGAGTTCGCGGATGCGCGCGAGAACAGGCCGGACGCACGCTCGGCCATGAACAAGCACAACAACGAGGCGGGCCGCACG ACCATCCTGGACCACATGCACCTTAAATGCAAGTGCCACGGGCTGTCGGGCAGCTGCGAGGTCAAGACCTGCTGGTGGGCCCAACCCGACTTCCGCGCTATCGGCGACTTCCTCAAGGACAAGTACGACAGTGCCTCGGAGATGGTGGTGGAGAAGCACCGTGAATCCCGTGGCTGGGTGGAGACCCTCCGCGCCAAGTATGCGCTGTTCAAGCCGCCCACCGAGAGAGACCTGGTCTACTATGAGAACTCCCCCAACTTCTGCGAGCCCAATCCCGAGACGGGCTCCTTTGGCACCAGGGACCGGACTTGCAATGTCACCTCTCACGGCATCGATGGCTGCGACCTGCTGTGCTGTGGCCGTGGCCACAACACGAGGACGGAGAAGCGGAAGGAGAAATGCCACTGCATCTTCCACTGGTGCTGCTACGTGAGCTGCCAGGAGTGCATCCGCATCTACGACGTGCACACCTGCAAGTAG